The Methanoplanus sp. FWC-SCC4 genome has a window encoding:
- a CDS encoding stage II sporulation protein M: MFKDRLLFSSIFALIIFITFAMFGAFSVAQDKETAGLLLDSLKDQVFSNIMDDNPFILSVNLFVNNLEASLLLFIGGATFGLLTMFVLITNGIIIGFVVSYVSDEKGILSIMASIIPHGIFEIPAFIIAAGLGFLLTEALWMEFKGVGDTALSAKKYAKKFVLYVCPLLAVAAVIEAFITPKIIDLVLQGVL; encoded by the coding sequence ATGTTTAAAGACAGACTTCTTTTTTCATCAATTTTTGCCCTGATTATTTTCATTACGTTTGCTATGTTTGGTGCATTTTCTGTCGCACAGGACAAAGAGACTGCGGGCCTGCTTTTGGATTCTCTAAAGGATCAGGTTTTTTCAAATATTATGGATGATAATCCTTTTATTTTATCAGTAAATCTCTTTGTGAATAATCTTGAGGCATCGCTTCTTCTTTTTATTGGGGGAGCAACTTTTGGATTACTTACAATGTTTGTTCTGATAACAAACGGAATAATTATAGGTTTTGTTGTAAGTTATGTCTCTGATGAGAAAGGCATTCTTTCGATAATGGCATCAATAATTCCTCATGGCATTTTTGAGATACCTGCATTTATAATTGCAGCAGGTCTTGGTTTTTTGCTTACTGAAGCTTTATGGATGGAATTTAAGGGTGTTGGTGATACTGCTTTAAGTGCAAAAAAATATGCCAAAAAGTTTGTTCTTTACGTTTGTCCTCTTCTTGCAGTTGCGGCGGTTATAGAGGCATTTATTACACCCAAAATCATAGATCTAGTACTTCAAGGAGTCTTATAA
- the proS gene encoding proline--tRNA ligase, producing the protein MAEDSGVLPPKENFSEWYNDILWRAEIMDVRYPVKGVYVWYPHGFSLRRSTYSILRELLDRDHEETLFPLLIPENEFMKEAEHIKGFEEEVYWVTHGGTSELDVKLALRPTSETAIYPMYSLWVRSHADLPIKYYQIVNTFRYETKHTRPLIRLREITSFKEAHTVHATWEDAENQVEDAIALYREFYDRLCIPVIISKRPDWDKFPGADYTIATDAIMPDGKTLQVGTVHHLGDHFSKTFEMTFEDENGEQKYAFQTCYGISERCIAALISVHGDDKGLVLPPEVSPVQIVIVPIIIKKRAEEVIEAAQQLEKELKDAGYRVKTDSRDLRPGAKYYHWEMRGVPLRIEIGPRDIDNGVVMSVNRYGEKATIERDNIISGIESRLEDFRDSMTERALSHAKEQIKFASNLEEAKEAVKSGVAIIQWCGSEDCADEIEKKLDVSVLGNEVRLDFIDNKEGVCPICGKPAKPAIVARTY; encoded by the coding sequence ATGGCAGAAGATAGCGGAGTTCTCCCTCCAAAGGAAAATTTTAGTGAATGGTATAATGATATTTTGTGGCGTGCGGAAATAATGGACGTGCGTTATCCTGTTAAAGGTGTTTATGTTTGGTATCCTCATGGATTTTCCCTAAGGCGTTCCACATACTCTATACTTCGTGAACTGCTTGACAGGGATCATGAAGAAACTCTGTTTCCACTTTTAATACCGGAAAATGAGTTTATGAAAGAGGCAGAGCATATCAAAGGCTTTGAGGAGGAAGTTTACTGGGTAACTCATGGCGGTACAAGTGAACTTGATGTAAAACTTGCTCTTCGCCCGACAAGTGAGACCGCAATTTATCCTATGTACTCATTATGGGTTCGTTCTCATGCAGATCTGCCAATAAAATATTATCAGATTGTTAACACATTCCGTTACGAAACGAAGCATACACGTCCTTTGATTCGCCTCCGTGAGATTACCTCCTTTAAAGAGGCTCATACTGTTCATGCAACATGGGAAGATGCTGAAAACCAGGTAGAGGATGCAATTGCCTTATACAGGGAATTTTATGATCGCCTCTGTATTCCTGTAATTATATCAAAGCGTCCTGACTGGGATAAATTCCCCGGTGCAGATTATACTATTGCAACTGATGCAATAATGCCTGACGGGAAGACACTTCAGGTTGGAACTGTTCATCACCTGGGAGATCATTTCTCAAAGACATTTGAGATGACTTTTGAGGATGAAAATGGCGAACAAAAGTATGCTTTCCAGACCTGCTATGGTATTTCCGAAAGATGCATTGCAGCACTCATAAGTGTTCATGGAGATGACAAGGGTCTTGTTCTTCCTCCCGAAGTTTCACCGGTTCAGATTGTTATTGTTCCAATTATTATTAAGAAACGTGCGGAAGAAGTGATTGAAGCAGCTCAACAACTTGAAAAAGAATTAAAAGATGCCGGTTACCGTGTTAAAACAGATTCAAGAGACCTTCGTCCCGGTGCAAAATATTATCACTGGGAAATGAGGGGTGTTCCTTTAAGAATTGAAATAGGTCCGCGAGATATAGACAATGGTGTTGTCATGTCTGTTAACAGGTACGGTGAAAAAGCAACAATTGAAAGAGATAATATTATTTCCGGAATAGAAAGTAGGCTTGAAGATTTCAGGGATAGTATGACAGAACGTGCTCTTTCACATGCAAAAGAGCAGATAAAATTTGCTTCGAATCTTGAGGAGGCAAAAGAAGCAGTCAAATCAGGAGTTGCAATTATTCAATGGTGTGGCTCTGAAGACTGTGCAGATGAAATTGAAAAGAAGCTTGATGTAAGCGTTCTGGGAAATGAAGTAAGGCTGGATTTCATTGATAATAAAGAAGGGGTATGCCCCATATGCGGCAAACCTGCAAAGCCTGCAATTGTTGCAAGAACCTACTAA
- a CDS encoding thiamine pyrophosphate-dependent enzyme, which produces MFKWKCTICGYIYDEDSGETATETIPKTPFDKLPKYWKCPVCGAEKSAFIKHVESEIKAPAIESTVSDAMISELVKWGVGVVFGIPGTSSLGLVEAIRKNKDIKYIVVRHEENAAMAASAYNKLTGKIAACLTIAGPGATNLATGLYDAKEDHASVISINGQVSAQYTGPGGIQEIDQDAFFRPITVYNNTVYDKRLAVYLLSKALKFSTIKKGVSQISVPNNIQKETIDPEICRRDRCVKSLSVMPSMERISKASEIINESKKPVIIAGWGAYECADDILSLAKKIKAPVVITFRAKGIIPDDNEWLLGILGSVGTLHARKYVDDSDLLIVAGVGFSRFTNVPTDKKMVQIDLNPLKLEKSSEGISLFGSCDLVLPSLLEKTKEKKNKNILKDILLLKKNWLEQLELEADVNAVPIRPPYIMKILSEEIPDDAVISLDVGENQWWFGRNFQMKKQKFTMSGYLGTMGFGLPGAIAAKIAYPDKKVFCITGDGGFAMAMADFVTAVKYNLPMVVVILSNRQLGMIQVEQTIENYENFGTDLLNPDFSRYARACGGEGVRIEKGDDLKDAIHMALLSDKPYIIDINTDSRRF; this is translated from the coding sequence ATGTTTAAATGGAAATGTACTATTTGCGGATATATTTATGATGAGGATTCCGGTGAAACTGCAACAGAAACCATACCAAAAACTCCTTTTGACAAGCTTCCTAAATATTGGAAATGTCCGGTATGCGGTGCAGAAAAGAGTGCATTTATAAAACATGTAGAGAGTGAAATAAAGGCTCCTGCAATAGAAAGCACGGTATCTGATGCAATGATCTCCGAACTTGTGAAATGGGGTGTGGGGGTTGTATTTGGAATCCCCGGAACATCATCTCTTGGGCTTGTAGAAGCAATTCGGAAAAACAAAGATATAAAATACATAGTTGTCAGGCATGAAGAGAATGCTGCAATGGCTGCTTCAGCATATAATAAACTCACAGGCAAAATTGCTGCATGTCTTACAATAGCCGGTCCGGGTGCTACAAATCTTGCAACAGGTCTTTATGATGCCAAAGAAGATCATGCATCGGTAATATCCATAAACGGGCAGGTCAGTGCTCAATACACAGGTCCCGGAGGAATACAGGAGATTGATCAGGATGCCTTTTTCAGACCTATAACAGTTTACAACAATACAGTTTATGACAAAAGACTCGCTGTTTATTTACTGAGCAAAGCATTAAAGTTCTCAACAATAAAAAAGGGAGTTTCACAGATCTCAGTTCCAAACAATATACAAAAGGAGACTATTGATCCGGAAATCTGCAGGCGTGACAGATGTGTTAAAAGTTTATCTGTAATGCCTTCAATGGAACGAATTTCAAAGGCTTCGGAAATAATAAATGAATCAAAAAAGCCGGTAATAATTGCGGGGTGGGGAGCTTATGAATGTGCAGATGACATTCTGTCACTCGCCAAAAAAATAAAGGCACCGGTTGTTATAACCTTTCGTGCCAAGGGGATAATCCCTGATGATAATGAATGGCTTTTGGGAATTTTAGGCTCGGTTGGAACACTGCATGCAAGAAAATATGTTGATGATTCTGATCTGCTGATTGTTGCGGGCGTTGGTTTTTCACGGTTTACAAATGTTCCCACTGATAAAAAGATGGTTCAGATCGATTTGAATCCCCTAAAGCTGGAAAAGAGCAGTGAAGGGATTTCACTTTTTGGAAGTTGTGATCTTGTCCTCCCTTCCTTGTTAGAAAAGACGAAGGAAAAGAAGAATAAGAATATTTTAAAGGACATCCTTCTTCTGAAAAAAAACTGGTTAGAACAGCTGGAACTGGAGGCCGATGTAAATGCAGTTCCGATAAGGCCGCCATATATTATGAAGATATTATCAGAGGAAATTCCTGATGACGCTGTGATTTCTCTTGATGTCGGAGAAAATCAGTGGTGGTTTGGCAGGAATTTTCAGATGAAAAAACAAAAATTCACGATGTCTGGTTATCTTGGTACAATGGGGTTTGGGCTACCCGGAGCAATAGCAGCAAAGATAGCCTATCCTGACAAAAAAGTATTTTGTATAACAGGCGACGGAGGATTTGCGATGGCAATGGCGGATTTTGTGACGGCAGTAAAATATAATCTTCCGATGGTCGTTGTAATTCTCTCAAACAGGCAGCTTGGAATGATTCAGGTTGAACAGACGATAGAGAATTATGAAAATTTTGGAACAGATCTATTAAATCCTGATTTTTCCAGGTATGCAAGAGCATGTGGAGGTGAAGGAGTCCGTATTGAGAAGGGGGATGATTTAAAAGATGCGATTCATATGGCCTTATTGTCTGATAAACCTTACATCATTGATATAAATACGGATTCCCGACGCTTTTAA
- a CDS encoding pyruvoyl-dependent arginine decarboxylase — translation MATGHFVPKKVFFTSGSGTHQDKLTSFEMALRQASIECYNLVEVSSILPPKCKIISKPEGIKELFPGSVVFTVLSRLSSNEAGRRITASVGMAIPKEPEIQWGYFAEYHTFDETKEEAGKYSEMIANNMYTSISDKIPEKTMNVTESIVVPDNGEWATTLAAAVFIME, via the coding sequence TTGGCAACAGGACATTTTGTACCAAAAAAGGTGTTTTTTACATCAGGTTCAGGCACTCACCAAGACAAACTGACATCTTTTGAAATGGCGCTAAGACAGGCTTCAATAGAGTGCTACAATCTTGTAGAAGTAAGCTCAATTCTGCCCCCTAAATGCAAAATTATTTCAAAACCTGAAGGTATAAAAGAACTTTTTCCGGGAAGCGTTGTATTCACAGTTCTCTCAAGGCTCTCATCCAACGAAGCAGGGAGAAGAATAACCGCATCTGTTGGAATGGCAATTCCAAAAGAACCGGAAATCCAGTGGGGATATTTTGCCGAATATCATACATTTGACGAGACAAAAGAAGAAGCAGGTAAATATTCAGAAATGATTGCCAACAATATGTATACAAGCATATCTGATAAAATTCCGGAAAAAACAATGAATGTAACAGAATCAATAGTTGTACCGGATAACGGAGAATGGGCTACAACTCTTGCAGCAGCTGTTTTCATTATGGAATGA
- a CDS encoding ferritin, with amino-acid sequence MNPKIEKALNEQVKWELYSSYLYLSMSSWYESKGLRGFANWEYVQAQEEKDHAMKIYKYVISRGGRMLLQPIEAPPTEWKSPLDAFEVSLKHEVKVTSLINDLVNLAQKEKDHATINMLQWFVDEQIEEEGDAGQIVDQLKMIEKDGGSGMLYMLDKELGARVYVPLTQTTPPASQ; translated from the coding sequence ATGAATCCTAAAATTGAAAAAGCACTCAATGAACAGGTAAAATGGGAATTGTATTCATCATACCTTTATCTCTCAATGTCATCCTGGTATGAATCAAAAGGACTCAGGGGTTTTGCAAACTGGGAATATGTCCAGGCACAGGAAGAAAAAGATCATGCAATGAAGATATACAAATATGTAATCTCAAGAGGCGGAAGAATGTTACTACAGCCAATAGAAGCCCCCCCGACCGAGTGGAAGTCTCCTCTTGACGCATTTGAAGTCTCACTGAAACATGAAGTAAAAGTTACATCACTGATAAATGATCTCGTAAATCTGGCACAAAAAGAAAAAGATCATGCAACAATCAACATGTTGCAATGGTTTGTGGATGAGCAGATAGAAGAAGAAGGTGACGCCGGCCAGATTGTTGATCAACTAAAAATGATTGAAAAGGACGGGGGTTCGGGTATGCTTTACATGCTGGACAAAGAACTTGGTGCAAGAGTATATGTGCCGTTGACGCAGACAACTCCGCCGGCATCTCAGTAA
- a CDS encoding thiamine pyrophosphate-dependent enzyme — protein sequence MKRSLITQATNTWCTGCGNFKIQHTLKSIIEDMESTGVSADDIIIVAGIGCHGKIADYMNVNTLYSLHGRAIPFATGIKVANPDLKVICCVGDGDAYAEGLDHLIFAAKRNVDITVIVHNNRVYGLTTGQYTPTSPLHYKGKSTPQGSFEKPINPIEIMLSAGATYVARGYTEQMKKLKEIVSAGINHKGFSFIDILQICASYFEKTDYYDNFVYNLTENNTSDLKEAFSFATEWNYNNESKIPLGIFYNSLEETFEDKFVKKSQSFSKRKKIILEHLKPLP from the coding sequence ATGAAAAGATCCCTGATTACACAGGCAACAAACACATGGTGCACAGGTTGCGGGAACTTCAAAATTCAGCATACACTTAAATCCATAATTGAAGATATGGAATCCACAGGAGTCTCTGCTGATGATATTATTATTGTTGCAGGAATCGGGTGTCATGGAAAGATCGCGGATTATATGAATGTCAATACTCTCTATTCACTTCATGGAAGAGCAATTCCGTTTGCGACAGGAATTAAAGTTGCAAACCCGGACCTAAAAGTAATATGCTGCGTTGGTGACGGTGATGCCTATGCGGAAGGACTTGATCACCTTATCTTCGCTGCCAAAAGAAATGTCGATATCACAGTTATTGTTCATAATAACAGGGTCTACGGCCTTACAACAGGACAGTACACACCAACATCGCCTTTACATTATAAAGGAAAGTCCACACCACAGGGCAGTTTTGAAAAACCAATAAATCCTATTGAAATTATGCTCTCGGCAGGTGCCACATATGTTGCACGTGGATATACGGAACAAATGAAGAAGTTAAAGGAAATTGTTTCAGCCGGAATTAATCATAAAGGATTTTCATTTATTGATATACTGCAAATATGTGCCAGTTATTTTGAAAAAACAGATTATTATGACAATTTTGTATATAATTTAACTGAGAACAATACATCAGATTTAAAGGAAGCATTTTCTTTTGCAACTGAATGGAACTATAATAATGAATCAAAAATACCGCTTGGAATTTTTTATAATTCCCTGGAAGAAACATTTGAAGACAAATTTGTAAAAAAAAGTCAGTCTTTTTCAAAAAGGAAAAAAATTATTTTAGAACACTTGAAACCGCTTCCATAA
- a CDS encoding 2-oxoacid:acceptor oxidoreductase subunit alpha, producing the protein MSEDISVLIGGKAGDGINQAGLLISRIFSSLGYFIYMDFDHPSLIKGGHNFCIIRASKKPVGALKEKIDLLIALDNTTVKKHQDKISPDTSIIYNSDLINKSRGTGVPALKIVYEEGGKPVMINSCMIGAFCKSIGLGWNNTKDLLEKEFPHATDVNLRISKKGFDAICKNCLQIKKEPDNITFFPVITGNEAIALGLLCGGIDAYIAYPMSPASGILHFLASKQDDYSIKVIHPEGEIAAILMAEGMAYAGCKAAVGTSGGGFCLMTEGLSFSGIAEIPIVIVLAQRQSPGTGAPTYSAQSDLSFALYAGHGEFPRIVITPSNPKEAFEWSARAVKLSWKYQVPGIIMTDKTLCESTYTFDIFNTKIDSPYDSPNSEGFSEYKRYKKTENGISPMAIPPLKNYAIKVNGKTHDESGLSTDDPEELNWLSQKRLAKEKALKEELENIETVIISESTDLKNTVVSFGSTVNPCREICDTLKIRCVYPVLLSPFPKEKMKNALLGSQNIIVVEDNSTGQLGDLMRCNSIQVNKKILNYTGRQMSIETLSAKIEEVLL; encoded by the coding sequence ATGTCAGAAGATATATCGGTGTTAATAGGAGGAAAAGCCGGAGACGGAATAAATCAAGCCGGACTCTTAATATCAAGGATATTCTCAAGCCTCGGATATTTCATATATATGGATTTTGACCATCCCTCACTAATAAAAGGGGGACATAATTTTTGCATAATCAGAGCATCAAAAAAGCCTGTAGGAGCCTTAAAAGAAAAAATAGATCTCCTGATTGCCCTTGACAACACCACAGTAAAAAAACATCAGGATAAAATAAGCCCCGATACTTCGATAATATACAATTCTGATCTTATAAATAAAAGCAGAGGAACAGGCGTTCCCGCTCTGAAAATTGTCTATGAAGAAGGCGGAAAACCTGTAATGATAAATTCATGTATGATTGGAGCATTTTGCAAATCAATCGGACTCGGGTGGAATAACACAAAGGACCTGCTTGAAAAAGAATTTCCCCATGCAACAGATGTTAATTTAAGAATCTCAAAAAAAGGGTTTGATGCAATCTGTAAAAACTGTCTCCAAATCAAAAAAGAACCGGATAATATTACATTTTTCCCTGTTATCACCGGAAACGAGGCAATAGCACTGGGGCTGCTCTGTGGAGGAATTGATGCATATATTGCCTATCCCATGTCACCTGCATCAGGAATCCTTCACTTTCTTGCATCAAAACAGGATGATTATTCAATCAAAGTGATTCACCCGGAGGGAGAAATAGCAGCAATACTTATGGCAGAAGGTATGGCTTATGCCGGATGTAAAGCAGCTGTGGGAACCTCAGGAGGCGGTTTTTGTCTGATGACAGAGGGTCTCTCCTTCTCAGGAATCGCAGAAATACCCATTGTTATTGTTCTGGCACAACGCCAGTCCCCGGGCACCGGTGCTCCCACATATTCCGCTCAAAGCGATCTCTCTTTTGCTCTTTACGCAGGTCACGGAGAATTTCCAAGAATTGTAATTACACCATCAAATCCCAAAGAGGCATTTGAATGGTCTGCAAGGGCTGTTAAACTCTCATGGAAATATCAGGTACCAGGTATAATCATGACAGATAAAACACTCTGTGAAAGCACTTACACCTTTGACATATTTAATACAAAAATTGATTCTCCATATGATTCTCCAAATTCTGAAGGATTTTCCGAATACAAAAGGTACAAAAAAACAGAGAATGGTATTTCACCAATGGCCATCCCTCCTCTTAAAAACTATGCAATAAAGGTTAACGGAAAAACACACGATGAGTCAGGACTTTCAACAGATGACCCGGAAGAATTAAACTGGCTTTCTCAAAAAAGGCTGGCAAAGGAGAAAGCATTAAAAGAAGAACTCGAGAATATCGAGACAGTAATCATCTCGGAAAGCACTGACTTGAAAAATACAGTGGTAAGCTTCGGCTCTACGGTTAACCCCTGCAGAGAAATTTGCGATACATTAAAGATCAGATGTGTATATCCGGTTTTGCTCTCGCCATTCCCTAAAGAAAAGATGAAAAATGCCTTGTTAGGTTCTCAAAATATAATTGTAGTGGAAGATAATTCAACCGGACAGCTTGGGGATTTAATGAGGTGCAATTCAATACAGGTCAATAAAAAAATTTTGAATTACACCGGAAGGCAGATGAGTATCGAGACCCTTTCGGCAAAAATAGAGGAGGTTTTATTATGA
- a CDS encoding 2,5-diamino-6-(ribosylamino)-4(3H)-pyrimidinone 5'-phosphate reductase, translating into MRPFIFVNLAMSADGKISTVQRRQVKISGKKDFERVDIIKADSDAIIVGIGTVLADNPSLTVKSSELKSKRIKNGKEENPIRVVIDSKARTPADSDILHKGDGQRIIAVSKKAEQEKIELLNEYADIVVTGEDKVDLSALMEALYEYGVRKIMVEGGGSLIESLFKENLVDEIYTCVGNVIIGGKNAPTPADGEGFLKEEDFPNLKLLDIEKIDEGILIRWKVVRD; encoded by the coding sequence ATGCGACCATTCATTTTTGTAAATCTGGCCATGAGTGCTGATGGAAAAATATCGACTGTGCAGAGAAGACAGGTCAAAATTTCCGGAAAAAAAGATTTTGAACGTGTTGATATCATCAAAGCAGATTCCGATGCAATAATTGTCGGAATAGGAACAGTCCTTGCAGACAATCCTTCACTTACCGTAAAATCTTCGGAACTTAAATCAAAAAGGATCAAAAACGGAAAGGAAGAAAACCCGATAAGAGTAGTAATAGACAGCAAGGCAAGAACTCCTGCTGATTCAGACATATTGCATAAGGGTGATGGACAAAGAATAATTGCTGTATCAAAAAAAGCAGAACAAGAAAAGATCGAATTACTAAATGAATATGCAGATATCGTTGTTACAGGTGAAGATAAAGTAGATTTAAGTGCTTTAATGGAAGCCCTTTATGAATACGGTGTCAGAAAAATAATGGTTGAAGGCGGAGGATCACTCATCGAATCACTTTTCAAGGAAAATCTTGTTGATGAGATATATACCTGCGTGGGAAATGTAATAATCGGAGGAAAAAATGCTCCGACACCTGCTGATGGTGAAGGATTCCTAAAGGAAGAGGATTTTCCAAATTTAAAACTTCTTGATATAGAAAAAATAGATGAAGGAATTCTAATTCGCTGGAAAGTTGTCAGGGATTGA
- a CDS encoding CheR family methyltransferase, producing the protein MTDKDFQGLTRSIERILGIQCGCYKEDYIKRRVLSRMRITGKENYKDYTTYFLSTESEKDLLRNALTINVTKFYRDKEVFDLVKTNIIPDILRKKGRIRIWSAGCATGEEPYTLSIIINDILRLKSDLQITIFATDIDREALNKAKDGIYDKRSLENLSEGQIKRHFNQRDDGKFEVKPHLKEMIKFSQHDLMSQKAVTNYLDIILCRNVTIYFTEKQKNDLARMFHPALLPNGFYIMGKTEFMSREVENLYEPYNALQKIYTKK; encoded by the coding sequence ATGACAGACAAAGATTTTCAGGGATTAACAAGATCTATCGAAAGAATACTTGGTATTCAATGTGGATGCTACAAAGAGGATTACATCAAAAGACGCGTTTTGTCACGTATGCGGATCACTGGGAAAGAAAATTACAAAGATTATACAACTTATTTTCTATCTACTGAAAGTGAGAAAGACCTGCTTAGAAATGCACTCACTATAAACGTGACAAAATTTTACAGAGACAAAGAGGTTTTTGATCTTGTAAAAACAAACATTATCCCTGATATTCTCAGAAAAAAAGGAAGAATTCGGATCTGGAGTGCAGGTTGTGCAACAGGAGAAGAGCCATACACTCTCTCGATAATAATAAATGATATTCTAAGGCTAAAATCAGATTTGCAAATTACGATATTCGCTACAGATATTGATCGTGAAGCACTAAACAAAGCAAAAGACGGAATTTATGACAAAAGATCGCTTGAAAATCTTTCAGAAGGCCAGATAAAAAGGCACTTTAATCAAAGAGATGATGGGAAATTTGAAGTCAAACCTCATTTAAAGGAGATGATTAAATTTTCTCAGCACGATCTAATGAGTCAGAAGGCTGTTACTAATTACCTTGACATAATTCTGTGCAGAAACGTAACGATATATTTCACAGAAAAGCAAAAAAATGATCTTGCAAGGATGTTTCATCCGGCACTTCTCCCGAATGGATTCTATATTATGGGCAAAACAGAGTTTATGAGCAGAGAAGTCGAAAATCTTTATGAGCCATATAATGCTCTGCAGAAAATATATACTAAAAAATAA